The DNA region CGGCCGAGGAACGGGTGCGGCGGATCGAAGTGTCCATGGTTCTCGATATCTCTGGATCCATGGGGGAAAACAACCGCATGACCAACATGCGGCCTGCCGCCCGCGAGTTCGTGACCGAGGTGCTGAGCGCCAACGAAAACGTCAATAACGAGCTACTCGTTTCGGTGTCCATTGTGCCCTATAACGGGCGCGTGAACGGCGGCGACCTGATCGAAAGCGTGTTCACCTATGACGATCTGCACAGCGAGTCCAACTGCACGCGGTTCGCGGAGGCCGACTTCACATCGACAGCCATTGACCCCGCGGTTCCCCTGCAGCGGATCGCCCATTGGGATCGCGGCAATGAAGAGGAAGACGAGTCCTTTCAGTGGGCCCATTGTCAGACCGATCAATACGGGGCGATCCTGCCCTGGCAGCATACGGAGGCTGCGCTGCACGCCCATATCGACAGCCTCAACACCGGCGGGTGGACAGCGATTGACCTTGGCATGAATTGGGCCGTGGGCCTGCTGGATCCCGCCGCTGCGCCGGCGCTGACCGGGCTGATCGCGTCAGGCCATGTGCACCCGGAATTCTCGGACCGTCCCGCGCCTTACCGCGACGGCGATCGGGCCACAACGATCGACGATGAGACGATCAAGGTGGTCGTGCTGATGACGGATGGTGACAACACCAGACAATATGATCTGCGCGATATCTACGACAGCGCCGGTCGCTATGTGGGCTTCCGCGAGGGGTATGCACCGATCTTCCGCAACACCTCCACCGGCCAGTATTCTATCTGGTGGGAGGATCAGGGCGCATTCTGGATCCCAACGGGCAATACTCGTGATCCTGGCGGCTCCTGGCAAGCTCAGCCTGACGGCGGGTGGAGCAGATATGGCATGACCGCCCTCGAATTCACCGAAGATCGGGCCAATGCGTTCGATCCGGCCGAGGCTGGCAATGGCGAAGTCCTTCTCTGGGCTGACCTCTTTTCCGACCACACGGCCGGATACATTGCCGCAGAATGGTTCCATGCGCCCGCCGACGAGTCGGAGCAGTGGGATTTTTACAATCAGCTCGCCGAGAACCCGAGCCACAACTACATCGGTTGGGATTCCGATGGCGTGCGCCCGGACGGTGTGGTCGGCCAAAGTCAGGCAGACACCAACCTGATGGCCATTTGCGACGTGGCCAATGCGGCGGGCATCATTGTCTATGCCATCGGCTTTGAAGCGCCGGATCGTGGCCAGCGGGTCATGGAGCATTGCGCGAGCGTTGACGCCAACTACTTTGACGTTGAGGGCCGCGAAA from Jannaschia sp. CCS1 includes:
- a CDS encoding TadE/TadG family type IV pilus assembly protein yields the protein MFGLFQKMQTSAGAIAARLAPRQFMRREEGTITAFATMLFILMVGASGIAIDVMRYETQRSQLQYTLDRAVLAAASLTQPYDPEGVVRDYFAIAGIDGYRLDVRVEEGLNFRRVHAYAELEVRSIFMQMFGVRAMTSPAIGAAEERVRRIEVSMVLDISGSMGENNRMTNMRPAAREFVTEVLSANENVNNELLVSVSIVPYNGRVNGGDLIESVFTYDDLHSESNCTRFAEADFTSTAIDPAVPLQRIAHWDRGNEEEDESFQWAHCQTDQYGAILPWQHTEAALHAHIDSLNTGGWTAIDLGMNWAVGLLDPAAAPALTGLIASGHVHPEFSDRPAPYRDGDRATTIDDETIKVVVLMTDGDNTRQYDLRDIYDSAGRYVGFREGYAPIFRNTSTGQYSIWWEDQGAFWIPTGNTRDPGGSWQAQPDGGWSRYGMTALEFTEDRANAFDPAEAGNGEVLLWADLFSDHTAGYIAAEWFHAPADESEQWDFYNQLAENPSHNYIGWDSDGVRPDGVVGQSQADTNLMAICDVANAAGIIVYAIGFEAPDRGQRVMEHCASVDANYFDVEGREISEAFASIARSINQLRLIQ